A genome region from Maniola jurtina chromosome 22, ilManJurt1.1, whole genome shotgun sequence includes the following:
- the LOC123876997 gene encoding uncharacterized protein LOC123876997 has translation MRAIVLLCLLTRAAADAQAVQRYFAARRTSPGAAPVRAGYVYRQTLNGPATIQTFHTLHSDTEGKGSAVENATDSEANKLKEKSTESSKEIKSNIMTSKGPMMTSKNSISFSEHKLWPETDATGKLKLAASRVLNSYIFRADDEDIRTGFRNPFDIWPFPYQKLYEPKKDLDVEKVKDKRSAIPKLEKVIPVHEKVDETTDDRHSENKDNSTQDYKHTNAATTDKPIFGNQPFSSYAPNDYFDKTDEDDLITFKGHPWGKEFDQEMGLQNIDDYAKRVRRLEGNSPKANSNREENKKKMITLTEHDASRESLNSKGRDSHREAESSEKRDDSEHSYDGMHQYDGDHYRGFKDFADSFAHRFGSEDHNREANYAKKNNANKGEKKKGFRTIHHKDEYQEHHDFFDNTGNSENADEKGSSKVHIGGSEALLRSSAGAAAGSDVNKLRNAENIERNQYERNHEDKQRYNGIERELDHYRDVAKHTALSDDEDYVDRYMI, from the coding sequence ATGAGGGCGATCGTGCTGCTGTGCCTGCTCACGCGCGCCGCTGCGGACGCGCAAGCTGTCCAGCGGTACTTTGCCGCGCGCAGGACGAGCCCCGGCGCCGCGCCCGTCCGCGCCGGCTACGTGTACCGACAAACGCTCAATGGACCCGCAACTATCCAAACTTTCCATACTCTACACTCCGATACCGAGGGCAAAGGTAGCGCTGTGGAAAACGCGACCGATTCAGAAGCGAACAAACTCAAAGAAAAGTCTACAGAGTCTTCAAAAGAAATCAAAAGCAATATAATGACGAGCAAAGGACCGATGATGACGTCCAAAAACAGCATCTCGTTCAGTGAACACAAACTTTGGCCGGAAACAGATGCAACCGGAAAACTCAAGCTTGCGGCGAGCAGAGTGCTGAACAGTTACATATTTCGTGCCGATGATGAAGACATACGCACTGGTTTTAGGAATCCCTTCGACATCTGGCCTTTCCCTTATCAAAAGCTATATGAACCCAAGAAAGATCTAGACGTCGAGAAGGTGAAAGATAAACGGTCTGCGATTCCAAAGCTCGAAAAAGTTATACCGGTTCACGAAAAGGTCGACGAAACGACTGACGACCGACATTCCGAGAACAAAGACAATTCCACGCAAGATTACAAACACACTAATGCAGCGACGACTGATAAACCAATTTTTGGCAATCAACCGTTTTCCTCGTACGCTCCAAATGACTACTTCGATAAAACTGACGAAGATGACCTGATTACATTTAAAGGACACCCTTGGGGGAAAGAGTTCGACCAGGAAATGGGTTTACAAAACATCGACGATTACGCTAAGCGAGTGAGACGCTTAGAGGGAAATTCCCCTAAAGCTAATAGTAATAGGGAAGAGAACAAGAAGAAAATGATTACGCTCACGGAACACGATGCATCACGCGAGTCATTGAATAGCAAGGGCCGCGATTCTCATCGCGAAGCGGAGTCTAGTGAGAAGCGGGATGACAGCGAGCACAGCTACGACGGTATGCACCAGTATGACGGAGACCACTATAGAGGCTTCAAAGATTTCGCAGATTCTTTTGCGCACAGATTCGGTTCAGAAGACCACAACAGAGAGGCTAACTACGCCAAGAAAAATAATGCAAATAAAGGTGAGAAAAAGAAAGGATTTCGTACGATCCATCATAAGGACGAATATCAAGAACACCACGACTTTTTCGATAACACGGGTAATAGTGAAAATGCTGACGAGAAAGGTTCTTCTAAAGTTCATATCGGAGGCTCGGAGGCACTTCTGCGTTCCTCGGCAGGCGCGGCGGCGGGAAGCGATGTGAATAAATTACGCAACGCTGAAAATATTGAGAGAAATCAGTATGAAAGAAACCATGAAGACAAACAACGATACAACGGGATCGAACGGGAACTTGACCACTACAGAGACGTGGCCAAACATACAGCACTCAGCGACGACGAAGATTATGTGGACCGCTATATGATATGA
- the LOC123877001 gene encoding uncharacterized protein LOC123877001: MNVRFLAIYYLLYLVDAKLVSESTEGKNGVTETVTVIQTSEEERGTDSEYLTETIRNPRHTNEANPESNVTQSKRTAKPKAALVKKPIPKFTYTESEDDYQAKIRFPSKISDTIEHEDEDFSFDDYDFDVDHDEFAGRGKPLQPRVKVEVSRQRRPTPAKVEQPRPAPILSQSKVEILHSEGKPSIKVVRKVAGVMKEEYDEEFSAITKSSEKQRPTIAVRDTPSFREETENSGEEEMIRPMRTTRMIPFSYDTYVDKLGEKTSEFATKMLSYLPLFPQMYSSPKKVNDDVMAENTAMADPRLGGTLSD, from the coding sequence ATGAATGTACGCTTCTTAGCTATTTATTATCTTCTGTATTTAGTAGATGCTAAACTGGTCAGCGAATCGACTGAAGGAAAGAATGGAGTGACAGAAACCGTTACGGTTATACAAACTTCCGAAGAAGAACGCGGTACCGATAGCGAATATTTAACCGAAACTATCCGCAATCCGAGGCATACCAATGAAGCCAATCCGGAATCGAATGTAACGCAATCTAAACGAACGGCAAAACCGAAGGCAGCTCTCGTCAAAAAGCCGATCCCAAAGTTTACATACACCGAGAGTGAAGATGATTACCAAGCGAAAATAAGATTTCCGAGTAAGATCTCAGATACGATAGAACACGAAGACGAAGACTTCAGCTTTGACGATTACGACTTCGACGTCGATCATGATGAGTTCGCTGGAAGAGGGAAGCCGCTGCAGCCGAGAGTGAAAGTGGAAGTGAGCAGGCAGCGCAGACCTACACCAGCAAAGGTAGAGCAGCCGCGCCCGGCTCCTATACTGAGTCAGAGCAAAGTTGAAATACTACACAGCGAAGGGAAACCGTCCATCAAAGTGGTAAGAAAAGTAGCTGGTGTAATGAAAGAAGAATATGACGAAGAATTCTCAGCGATTACTAAGTCGTCGGAAAAACAGAGACCAACGATTGCGGTCAGAGATACGCCATCCTTCAGAGAGGAAACTGAAAACAGTGGAGAAGAAGAAATGATTCGACCGATGAGAACCACGAGAATGATTCCGTTCAGTTATGACACTTACGTGGACAAGTTGGGAGAGAAAACTTCTGAATTTGCTACTAAAATGTTGTCATATTTACCGCTGTTTCCTCAGATGTATTCATCACCGAAGAAAGTAAACGACGATGTTATGGCTGAAAACACGGCCATGGCAGACCCACGGCTTGGCGGTACTCTTTCTGATTAA